The Pricia mediterranea genome includes a window with the following:
- a CDS encoding DUF4254 domain-containing protein: MDFSALAYKIFQESITKYHVKNDVDQAFINPYKEDDIDGLLYRKNWIDTVQWHYEDIIRDPDIEPHAALKLKRKIDASNQDRTDLVEFIDSYFLQKYRTVEVKNNATINTESPAWAIDRLSILALKIYHMKEEAERTDASSDYVKKCHQKLEVLLEQRKDLSAAIDQLLSDIEAGDKYMKVYKQMKMYNDEEMNPVLRGIK, from the coding sequence ATGGACTTCAGTGCTCTTGCCTATAAAATTTTTCAGGAAAGTATAACAAAATACCACGTCAAAAACGACGTGGATCAAGCTTTTATCAACCCTTACAAAGAGGATGATATCGACGGATTGCTTTATCGAAAGAATTGGATAGATACGGTGCAATGGCATTATGAGGATATTATCCGTGACCCGGATATTGAGCCCCATGCGGCCTTAAAGCTCAAACGGAAGATAGATGCCAGCAATCAGGACCGGACGGATCTGGTGGAGTTTATCGACAGCTATTTCCTCCAAAAATACCGCACGGTCGAAGTTAAGAACAATGCCACTATCAATACGGAGAGCCCGGCCTGGGCCATCGACCGTCTTTCGATTTTGGCCTTAAAGATCTATCATATGAAGGAAGAGGCCGAGCGAACGGATGCTTCTTCCGACTACGTCAAAAAATGTCATCAAAAGCTCGAGGTATTGCTCGAGCAACGTAAAGATCTTTCCGCCGCGATCGATCAGCTTTTATCCGATATCGAGGCCGGGGATAAATACATGAAGGTTTACAAACAGATGAAGATGTACAACGATGAGGAAATGAATCCCGTGTTGCGCGGCATCAAGTAA
- a CDS encoding glycosyltransferase family 9 protein, with protein sequence MCRPGKTDNVNSPNPSEGGGSHILVIRLSAMGDVAMTVPVLTALIQRYPHLEITVLTKPFFAPMFAQLKQVEVFEAETKGRHKGVFGLHTLYKDLKNRDIDLVADLHNVLRSKVLKRYFNFGGIPFEQIAKGRREKKALTATKNKVFKALKSTHERYADVLDALGFPVDLSKASCLYKEKLSDKVLKLVGPHNKKWLGIAPFAAFEGKMYPMHLMKEVVHQLNNTDKYKIFLFGGGQQEKQQLESMATGFSSCINVSGTLSFSEELALISNLDAMLSMDSGNGHLAAMYGIPVITIWGVTHPYAGFYPFGQPAENALLANRKKFPFIPTSIYGKNMPEGYEKAMETITPPDVVKKIEKVLSQS encoded by the coding sequence ATGTGTAGACCCGGTAAAACCGATAACGTCAATAGCCCCAACCCCAGCGAGGGCGGAGGGTCCCACATTCTCGTCATCCGGCTCTCCGCCATGGGCGATGTCGCCATGACGGTACCGGTGCTAACGGCACTTATCCAACGATATCCCCATCTTGAGATAACCGTACTTACCAAACCCTTTTTTGCGCCGATGTTCGCCCAGCTAAAACAGGTTGAAGTATTCGAGGCCGAGACCAAAGGCAGGCACAAGGGGGTATTCGGACTGCATACACTCTACAAAGACCTCAAAAATCGCGACATCGATTTGGTTGCGGACCTGCATAACGTACTTCGCAGTAAGGTCTTAAAGCGCTATTTCAACTTCGGGGGTATCCCTTTCGAGCAAATCGCCAAGGGCCGGAGGGAGAAGAAAGCCCTTACAGCCACGAAGAATAAGGTTTTCAAGGCTTTGAAGTCCACCCATGAACGCTATGCGGATGTTTTAGATGCCCTGGGCTTTCCGGTAGATCTGTCAAAAGCGAGCTGCTTGTATAAAGAAAAATTATCCGACAAGGTCTTGAAACTCGTCGGGCCCCACAATAAAAAATGGTTGGGCATCGCCCCGTTCGCTGCTTTTGAAGGAAAGATGTATCCCATGCATTTAATGAAGGAAGTTGTGCACCAGCTTAACAATACCGATAAGTATAAAATTTTCCTTTTCGGAGGGGGGCAGCAGGAGAAACAACAGCTCGAGTCTATGGCCACCGGCTTTTCTTCCTGTATCAACGTCAGCGGAACGCTTTCCTTTTCCGAAGAACTGGCCCTGATTTCCAACCTCGATGCCATGCTTTCCATGGATAGTGGCAATGGGCATCTTGCCGCCATGTACGGCATTCCGGTCATTACGATTTGGGGGGTGACCCATCCCTATGCCGGATTTTATCCGTTTGGGCAACCTGCCGAAAACGCCCTTTTGGCCAATCGTAAAAAGTTTCCGTTTATCCCTACTTCGATTTACGGCAAAAATATGCCCGAGGGCTATGAAAAGGCGATGGAAACGATTACACCGCCTGATGTCGTCAAGAAAATTGAAAAAGTGTTGTCCCAATCCTGA
- a CDS encoding TetR/AcrR family transcriptional regulator translates to MEKSLKRMATMQRMQATGLELFYKNGYYNTSIDDILKELSLSKGAFYYHFDSKEDFFVQIVENLLMRKMYSLLIEPIEGNENTLDLLLQCYEDALETAVHNELDFGFALGNFINEFNGRNATIMKHLNDILKVWEVNLVTAIQRGKFNGYIDRHVDSEGVAVFLMSSYVGIRTLMVETAPSVRKYRFMSQVRTYFKTMEPKMAMV, encoded by the coding sequence ATGGAAAAGAGTCTCAAGCGCATGGCCACGATGCAGCGTATGCAAGCCACTGGGCTGGAATTGTTTTACAAAAATGGATATTACAACACCAGTATCGATGATATTCTAAAGGAACTTTCACTTTCAAAAGGGGCGTTTTACTATCATTTCGATTCCAAAGAGGATTTCTTTGTGCAGATTGTCGAGAACCTCTTGATGCGCAAAATGTACAGTCTGCTGATAGAGCCTATCGAGGGCAATGAGAACACTTTAGACCTTTTACTGCAATGCTATGAGGACGCCCTTGAAACTGCCGTGCACAACGAATTGGATTTTGGCTTTGCACTCGGTAATTTTATCAACGAGTTCAACGGTAGGAACGCTACGATTATGAAACATCTAAACGATATACTCAAAGTCTGGGAAGTCAATCTGGTGACCGCTATACAGCGCGGAAAATTCAACGGCTATATCGACAGGCATGTCGATAGCGAAGGAGTTGCCGTTTTTCTGATGAGTTCTTATGTCGGGATACGCACGCTGATGGTGGAAACCGCCCCCAGTGTCCGTAAATACCGCTTTATGTCGCAGGTGCGGACGTACTTCAAGACGATGGAGCCCAAGATGGCTATGGTTTAA
- the arsS gene encoding arsenosugar biosynthesis radical SAM (seleno)protein ArsS (Some members of this family are selenoproteins.) yields MATKSLKARHNRLAENNTQLDILNGGVFADGELPYFKDKIENIGKFPLRPKKLEILQINVGYMCNQVCAHCHVDAGPDRKEIMTRETMRQCLEVIKNTGAHTLDLTGGAPEMNPDFRWFVEEAAQAGIEDFIIRSNLTIIRANKKYYDLPEFFKKHNVHVISSMPHYTRGKTDKQRGNGVFDKSITALQDLNAVGYGMPDSSLRLDLVYNPSGAYLPGNQTAMERDFKKALIEDFDIRFHNLFAITNLPIARFLDYLIASENYEDYMYALVEAYNPAAVENLMCTNTISVGWDGWLYDCDFNQMLDLKVASKVKHIKDYNEDVLNDRNIVVSQHCYGCTAGAGSSCQGSVTE; encoded by the coding sequence ATGGCTACAAAATCGCTAAAGGCAAGACATAACAGGCTTGCGGAGAACAATACCCAGCTCGATATTTTGAACGGAGGTGTCTTCGCCGATGGGGAACTGCCATATTTTAAAGATAAAATCGAAAACATCGGCAAATTTCCGCTTCGGCCGAAGAAATTGGAAATCCTACAGATCAACGTCGGGTATATGTGCAACCAGGTATGTGCGCACTGCCATGTTGATGCCGGCCCCGACCGGAAAGAAATTATGACCCGGGAGACCATGCGGCAATGCCTTGAAGTCATCAAGAACACGGGGGCACACACCTTGGACCTCACCGGGGGGGCACCCGAAATGAATCCTGATTTTCGTTGGTTCGTCGAAGAAGCCGCCCAAGCCGGTATTGAGGACTTCATCATCCGCTCCAATCTGACTATTATCCGGGCCAACAAAAAATACTACGACCTCCCGGAATTTTTCAAAAAGCACAACGTTCACGTCATCTCGTCCATGCCGCATTACACCCGCGGGAAAACGGACAAACAACGTGGAAACGGGGTCTTCGATAAATCCATCACCGCCCTGCAAGATTTGAACGCGGTCGGATACGGCATGCCCGATAGTAGCCTGCGGCTGGATTTGGTCTACAATCCCTCCGGGGCCTACCTTCCCGGGAATCAAACGGCTATGGAGCGGGACTTTAAAAAAGCCCTGATAGAAGATTTCGACATCCGTTTTCACAATCTCTTCGCTATCACGAACCTGCCCATCGCCCGTTTTTTGGACTATCTCATCGCCTCGGAGAATTATGAGGACTATATGTATGCCCTAGTGGAAGCCTATAATCCCGCAGCGGTCGAGAACCTGATGTGCACGAATACCATTTCCGTAGGTTGGGACGGCTGGCTCTACGATTGCGATTTCAACCAAATGCTCGATCTAAAGGTGGCCAGTAAGGTCAAACATATCAAGGATTACAATGAAGATGTGCTCAACGATAGAAACATCGTCGTTTCGCAACATTGCTACGGCTGTACGGCCGGGGCCGGAAGCAGTTGTCAGGGGTCGGTAACGGAGTAA
- a CDS encoding arsenosugar biosynthesis-associated peroxidase-like protein, whose amino-acid sequence MANNYYDAADLRKFGKITEWSEELGEKFFDYYGKVFEEGALSAREKSLIALAVSHVVKCPYCIDAYTKDGLEKGITKEEMMEAVHAGAAIESGATLVHGVQMMNKYNKLSM is encoded by the coding sequence ATGGCAAATAATTATTACGACGCAGCAGATCTGCGGAAATTTGGAAAGATTACGGAATGGAGCGAAGAGCTTGGCGAAAAGTTTTTCGACTACTACGGAAAGGTCTTCGAGGAAGGGGCCCTGTCCGCCCGTGAGAAATCCCTGATTGCCCTAGCCGTCTCCCACGTGGTCAAATGCCCCTATTGTATCGATGCATATACCAAAGACGGACTCGAAAAAGGCATCACGAAAGAAGAAATGATGGAAGCCGTTCACGCCGGGGCGGCCATAGAAAGTGGGGCGACCTTGGTGCACGGGGTGCAGATGATGAACAAGTATAACAAGCTTTCCATGTAA
- the trpS gene encoding tryptophan--tRNA ligase yields the protein MARILTGIQSTGTPHLGNILGAIKPAIEMAQDPNNESFLFIADMHSLTQIKNADLLRQNTYSIAATWLAFGLDIDQSVFYRQSDVPQTTELTWYLSCFFPYQRLTLAHSFKDKADRLEDVNAGLFNYPMLMAADILLYDANIVPVGKDQLQHIEMTRDVASRFHAQMGETFVLPEGKVQEQAMYIPGTDGKKMSKSRGNLINLFQRDKQLRKQIMGIQTDSTPMEDPKDPTNDTIFALYKLLGSVEQIEEMSANYLAGNYGYGHAKQALYELILQRFDDAREKYDYYINHLDEVDEALAVGAAKARKVADDVLERVRTKLGY from the coding sequence ATGGCAAGAATATTAACAGGCATACAGAGTACGGGCACCCCGCATTTGGGCAATATTTTGGGCGCGATAAAACCGGCCATCGAAATGGCGCAGGACCCAAACAACGAATCCTTTCTTTTTATTGCGGATATGCATTCGTTGACCCAAATAAAAAATGCCGATTTACTGCGGCAGAATACCTATTCGATTGCGGCTACATGGCTGGCTTTCGGCCTCGATATCGATCAGAGCGTTTTCTATCGCCAGAGCGATGTGCCCCAGACTACGGAGCTTACCTGGTACTTGAGCTGCTTTTTCCCCTATCAGCGCCTGACCCTAGCCCATTCCTTTAAGGACAAGGCCGATCGTTTGGAGGATGTCAATGCTGGCCTCTTTAACTATCCTATGCTGATGGCGGCGGATATACTCCTGTACGACGCCAATATCGTGCCCGTAGGTAAAGATCAGCTGCAACATATCGAAATGACCCGGGACGTGGCCTCCCGTTTCCACGCCCAGATGGGCGAGACCTTCGTACTTCCCGAAGGCAAGGTTCAGGAACAGGCCATGTACATTCCCGGTACCGACGGCAAAAAGATGAGCAAAAGCAGGGGCAACCTCATCAACCTTTTTCAGAGGGACAAACAGTTGCGCAAACAGATTATGGGGATACAGACTGATAGCACCCCCATGGAAGATCCAAAAGATCCGACGAACGACACTATCTTCGCGCTTTACAAACTTTTAGGCTCGGTGGAGCAAATCGAGGAAATGAGCGCCAATTATCTGGCCGGAAACTACGGATACGGCCACGCCAAACAAGCGCTGTACGAGCTTATACTCCAGAGGTTCGACGATGCCCGGGAAAAGTACGATTACTACATCAACCATCTGGATGAGGTCGACGAAGCACTCGCCGTGGGAGCGGCAAAAGCCCGGAAAGTCGCGGACGATGTTTTGGAAAGGGTAAGGACGAAACTGGGATATTAA
- a CDS encoding lysophospholipid acyltransferase family protein has product MLSLLKKIGYTLYRIWFYVLVAVPILVFFPLLLVTTLSEKWYPRFFWLARNLWAIPILYGMGCPPKVEWEQRMQRGKSYMLVANHTSMLDIMLMLYISKNPFVFVGKKELVSIPLFGFFYKRVCIMVDREDTRSRTGVYRRAQRRLNQGLSICIFPEGGVPDDESVLLDEFKDGAFKMAIAHNIPVVPMSFLDNKKRFSFTFLSGGPGKVRARVHHFFETELLGEEDKGKLREDVREVILEELMKKGDF; this is encoded by the coding sequence ATGCTTTCCCTTCTTAAAAAAATAGGCTACACCCTATATCGTATTTGGTTCTACGTTCTGGTGGCCGTGCCCATCCTGGTTTTCTTCCCGTTGTTGTTGGTGACTACACTTTCCGAGAAATGGTATCCGCGTTTCTTTTGGTTGGCGCGCAATCTGTGGGCCATCCCTATTTTATATGGGATGGGCTGCCCGCCAAAGGTCGAATGGGAACAGCGGATGCAACGCGGAAAAAGCTATATGCTGGTGGCCAACCATACCAGCATGCTCGATATTATGTTGATGCTCTACATCAGCAAAAATCCCTTTGTATTCGTGGGAAAGAAGGAGCTGGTCTCCATTCCCCTTTTCGGGTTTTTCTATAAGCGTGTCTGTATCATGGTGGACCGGGAGGATACCAGAAGTAGGACGGGTGTATACCGGCGGGCCCAAAGACGACTGAACCAGGGCCTGAGCATTTGCATTTTCCCCGAAGGCGGGGTGCCCGACGACGAGTCCGTTTTACTCGACGAATTTAAGGACGGTGCCTTTAAGATGGCCATCGCCCATAACATTCCCGTGGTGCCGATGAGCTTTCTCGACAACAAAAAACGCTTTTCGTTTACATTTCTAAGCGGCGGTCCGGGAAAGGTACGGGCCAGAGTCCACCATTTTTTTGAAACGGAACTTTTGGGCGAAGAGGATAAGGGCAAGCTTAGGGAAGATGTTAGGGAGGTTATTCTAGAGGAGTTGATGAAAAAAGGCGACTTTTAA
- a CDS encoding outer membrane beta-barrel protein — protein sequence MDKKNIDDLFRERLESLLETPDERVWTAIENTLDKKRKTRVIPIWWRWSGAAAVLAIAIFAFFMLSPASDETPITDSDNSTTEDAVRDGLDTDGKEERMDALRVPEGNENTVVASPEDEREKNSGKYSISNNPGVPARDSKISRSGDTTNSKNYYLQVAQDTKQAVATGGNETPNQITAEPDESNADDAASPEKKTDQDLGATPNSKNQLASNRANRAEEVDDTRETDASRANPLRRVPNNGDQNKLATSESDRRKSLEKSDKAIALGLPMDKDDPIKANDSVDDNKRSIFEVLEDREKVEKLTSASPSRWSAGPNVAPVYFNALGEGSPIDPGFSPNAKSGSTNLSYGLSIAYALSEKLSVRSGLHKTEYGYDTNNVGFSPTLAASSNGRLQNIERSGSLETLAANSPIANSDVTENFAPEFSTMDEFQEGRIAQRFGYLEVPLELDYALLQRQFGIHLVGGISSLFLIDNNVTLSSGALTTAIGEARNLNDINFSVNVGFGVNYRFTPNVQLNIEPIFKYQLNTFSNVSGDFRPFSIGVYSGLNFRF from the coding sequence ATGGATAAAAAAAACATAGACGATCTCTTTCGGGAAAGGTTGGAGTCCCTCCTGGAGACCCCGGATGAAAGGGTATGGACGGCTATCGAAAATACGCTGGACAAAAAGCGGAAGACTCGTGTGATTCCGATATGGTGGCGATGGAGCGGGGCCGCCGCGGTTCTGGCCATTGCGATATTCGCGTTTTTTATGCTTAGTCCTGCTTCGGATGAAACTCCGATCACCGATTCCGACAATTCAACGACTGAAGATGCAGTACGGGATGGTTTGGATACAGATGGCAAAGAAGAGCGAATGGATGCTTTGAGGGTTCCTGAAGGCAACGAAAACACCGTAGTCGCGAGTCCGGAAGATGAGAGAGAGAAAAATAGCGGAAAGTATTCTATTTCTAATAATCCCGGGGTCCCCGCTCGGGATTCAAAAATATCCAGGAGCGGTGATACCACAAATTCAAAGAACTATTACTTACAAGTTGCACAAGACACAAAACAAGCCGTGGCAACTGGCGGAAATGAAACTCCAAATCAAATTACCGCGGAACCGGATGAATCTAACGCGGATGACGCCGCGTCCCCTGAAAAGAAAACCGATCAGGATTTAGGAGCGACCCCAAATTCCAAAAACCAGCTCGCCTCCAATCGAGCAAATCGCGCTGAAGAGGTCGACGACACGAGAGAAACAGATGCTTCAAGGGCCAATCCTTTAAGAAGGGTTCCTAACAATGGAGACCAAAACAAACTGGCTACATCCGAAAGTGATCGGAGAAAAAGTTTGGAGAAATCCGATAAGGCGATTGCCCTAGGCCTTCCGATGGATAAGGATGACCCTATAAAAGCCAATGATAGCGTTGACGACAATAAAAGGTCCATTTTCGAAGTCCTTGAAGATCGGGAAAAGGTAGAAAAGCTAACCAGCGCATCCCCTAGTCGCTGGTCGGCCGGGCCGAATGTTGCTCCCGTTTACTTTAATGCCTTGGGGGAAGGCTCTCCCATAGACCCCGGTTTTTCGCCGAACGCCAAGTCCGGAAGTACCAATCTGAGCTACGGCCTGTCCATTGCCTACGCCCTTTCTGAAAAATTGAGTGTGCGCTCGGGCCTTCACAAGACCGAGTACGGTTATGACACGAACAACGTAGGGTTTTCGCCGACCTTGGCGGCCTCTTCCAACGGACGCTTACAAAACATCGAACGCAGCGGTAGCTTAGAAACCCTTGCTGCGAACAGTCCGATCGCCAATTCAGATGTCACTGAGAATTTCGCTCCCGAGTTCAGTACAATGGACGAGTTTCAAGAGGGTAGGATTGCCCAACGCTTCGGCTATCTTGAAGTGCCATTGGAACTCGACTACGCCCTATTACAGCGTCAATTTGGCATCCATCTGGTCGGCGGGATTAGTTCGTTGTTCCTCATCGACAACAACGTTACCCTTAGCTCGGGGGCGCTGACAACGGCAATCGGGGAAGCCCGCAACCTGAACGATATAAATTTCAGTGTCAACGTCGGCTTCGGGGTCAACTACCGGTTTACGCCAAATGTACAACTGAACATTGAGCCGATTTTTAAGTATCAGCTGAACACCTTTTCGAATGTATCGGGCGATTTTCGTCCTTTTTCGATCGGGGTTTATAGCGGGCTTAATTTTAGGTTTTAA
- a CDS encoding RNA polymerase sigma factor, with protein MGLEELIESCKQGNRKAQERLYRELSPALFGTCLKYSRNRTEAEDHLHDSFLCIFDKIGQFKATGSFEGWAKRIAVNTIMQKYREEGRLKIVSDNFKDEGTNGYESTGEIEVESRFSQLRLETLLGYIQELPHKYRLTFTLYVLDGYSHKEIAALLGTSPGTSKSNLARARLCLKEKIETERNIPIIGVLLFILMESCL; from the coding sequence TTGGGTCTCGAAGAACTCATCGAAAGCTGCAAACAAGGCAACAGGAAGGCGCAAGAACGATTGTACCGGGAATTATCCCCGGCCTTGTTCGGTACCTGCCTCAAATATTCGCGCAATCGAACGGAGGCGGAAGATCATCTGCACGACAGCTTTCTATGTATTTTCGATAAAATCGGACAGTTTAAGGCAACGGGGTCCTTCGAAGGATGGGCCAAGCGTATCGCCGTGAACACGATTATGCAGAAATATCGCGAGGAAGGCCGGTTAAAAATTGTTTCCGACAATTTTAAGGACGAGGGCACGAACGGATACGAAAGCACAGGCGAGATCGAGGTGGAATCCCGTTTTTCGCAGCTTAGGCTGGAAACCCTTTTGGGCTATATCCAGGAGCTGCCCCATAAATATCGCTTGACCTTTACGCTTTATGTATTGGACGGATATTCCCATAAAGAAATTGCAGCCTTGTTGGGAACTTCGCCGGGCACTTCAAAATCGAACCTGGCCCGTGCCCGCCTTTGCCTAAAGGAAAAAATCGAGACCGAGCGCAACATCCCGATAATCGGGGTATTGCTATTTATTCTCATGGAGAGCTGTTTATAG